The Bifidobacterium eulemuris genome includes a window with the following:
- a CDS encoding S1C family serine protease, with the protein MAEENERWNAGAGASDGQQTPNENAAPQNEQHEQHEATVSIDPVENTVPMGTPVAADQTQDTTVASDTPDYAAAAGEQTVVSSAPTTNTAAQGASAQQQYRPAPEYGAYGPTPTQSAATGQQGAPANGQAQQNGAPTSIFGFGQPQQNGAQGNRNPYTNAGNGNPFFNPQAQQSATPAGGAVPPQQGMPQNAAQPGGSRPHASSGTVKSVTIAVISALLAAALCLGLGFAAITNGWVTVPTSNSLSNVSSNKSGSGSATAKTGEATDWKAVASEVSDSVVAIQVATENGSAQGSGAILDSEGNIVTNNHVVSGAQQIQVTLASGAIYSATLVGSDTTTDLAVIKLDNPPSDLKGVEFADSDQLAVGEDVMAIGNPLGYDDTATTGIVSALNRPVSVMDDETNSQIVTNAVQLDAAINPGNSGGPTFNAAGQVIGINSSIATASSSSSSAGSIGIGFAIPSNLVKRVTEEILETGSVTHVALGVTIASSTVEADGVTRGCALIKSSTGRSAVVSGGPADQAGLQEGDAIVAYNGNAVNNMYSLLGYVRAAAMGDEVTLTIVRNGNTMDVNVTLDQEEDTVTGSNRSESDSQSNQNDQDSQDGQSDGNSDSDGYGYDGLTDPFGLW; encoded by the coding sequence ATGGCTGAAGAGAACGAGCGCTGGAACGCCGGCGCGGGCGCGTCAGATGGCCAGCAGACGCCGAATGAGAACGCCGCGCCGCAGAACGAACAGCACGAACAGCACGAAGCGACCGTGTCGATCGACCCCGTGGAGAACACCGTCCCCATGGGCACACCGGTCGCCGCGGATCAGACGCAGGACACGACGGTGGCGTCCGACACGCCGGATTACGCCGCCGCGGCGGGCGAACAGACCGTCGTGTCCTCCGCGCCGACAACCAATACCGCCGCGCAGGGCGCTTCCGCCCAGCAGCAGTACCGGCCCGCGCCCGAGTACGGCGCGTACGGTCCGACGCCCACGCAGTCGGCCGCGACCGGCCAGCAGGGCGCACCGGCCAACGGCCAGGCCCAGCAGAACGGCGCCCCGACCTCGATCTTCGGGTTCGGTCAGCCCCAGCAGAACGGCGCGCAAGGCAACCGCAACCCGTACACCAACGCCGGCAACGGCAATCCCTTCTTCAATCCGCAAGCCCAGCAGAGCGCCACGCCGGCCGGCGGAGCGGTGCCGCCGCAGCAGGGGATGCCGCAGAACGCGGCCCAGCCGGGCGGCTCCCGTCCGCACGCCTCCAGCGGCACGGTGAAAAGCGTGACGATCGCGGTGATCTCCGCGCTGCTCGCCGCCGCGCTGTGCCTGGGACTCGGCTTCGCGGCCATCACCAACGGCTGGGTGACCGTGCCGACGTCCAATTCCCTGTCGAACGTCAGCTCGAATAAGTCCGGATCCGGCTCCGCCACGGCGAAAACCGGCGAGGCGACCGATTGGAAGGCCGTGGCCAGCGAGGTCTCCGACTCCGTGGTCGCCATCCAGGTCGCTACGGAAAACGGCAGCGCGCAGGGTTCCGGCGCAATCCTTGACTCCGAAGGCAATATCGTGACCAACAACCACGTGGTCTCCGGCGCGCAGCAGATTCAGGTGACGCTGGCGAGCGGCGCGATCTACTCCGCCACATTGGTCGGCTCCGACACCACCACCGATCTGGCGGTGATCAAGCTCGACAATCCGCCGAGCGATCTGAAGGGCGTGGAATTCGCCGACTCCGACCAGCTCGCGGTGGGCGAGGACGTGATGGCCATCGGCAATCCGCTGGGCTATGACGACACCGCCACCACCGGCATCGTCTCCGCGCTGAACCGCCCGGTGAGCGTGATGGACGACGAGACCAACTCCCAGATCGTGACCAACGCGGTGCAGCTCGACGCGGCCATCAACCCCGGCAACTCCGGCGGCCCGACCTTCAACGCGGCCGGCCAGGTGATCGGCATCAACTCGTCGATCGCGACGGCCAGCTCGTCCAGCTCGTCCGCGGGTTCGATCGGCATCGGCTTCGCGATTCCGTCCAATCTGGTCAAGCGCGTGACCGAGGAGATCCTCGAAACCGGTTCGGTCACGCACGTGGCCCTGGGCGTGACCATCGCCTCGTCCACGGTCGAGGCCGACGGCGTGACCCGCGGATGCGCGCTGATCAAATCCTCCACGGGTAGGTCGGCGGTCGTCTCCGGCGGCCCCGCCGACCAGGCCGGCCTGCAGGAGGGCGACGCCATCGTCGCCTACAACGGCAACGCGGTGAACAATATGTACTCGCTGCTCGGATACGTTCGCGCCGCCGCCATGGGCGACGAGGTGACGCTCACCATCGTGCGCAACGGCAACACCATGGACGTGAACGTGACGCTCGACCAGGAGGAGGACACCGTGACCGGATCCAACAGGTCCGAATCCGACAGCCAGAGCAACCAGAACGATCAGGACAGCCAGGACGGCCAGAGCGACGGCAACAGCGACAGCGACGGCTACGGTTACGACGGCCTGACCGATCCGTTCGGCCTGTGGTAA
- the htpX gene encoding zinc metalloprotease HtpX: MNGKMQVHGHYNGLKTTLLFALMWGVIMLIWWATGGQRSTLSIYIVIGLITTFGSYWFSDKLAIASMGAREVSEQEAPEIYAIVRELSATAGKPMPRIYIAPTASPNAFATGRNERHAAVCCTQGILQILNRRELRGVLGHELMHVYNHDILTSAIASAMATVITYLGYSLMYFGGGSRDRDNNSGAFGLIGVLLSAILAPIGASLIQMAISRTREFDADEDGSRLTGDPEALASALNKISYGAQTTPMRKTAATQSVSSMMIANPFSAQGFSKLFSTHPPTEERIARLMQMAQEMRGMPVQSSEYSTQVGY, translated from the coding sequence ATGAATGGGAAAATGCAGGTGCACGGCCACTACAACGGCCTGAAAACAACGCTGTTGTTCGCGTTGATGTGGGGCGTTATCATGCTGATTTGGTGGGCCACCGGCGGCCAGCGCAGCACGTTGAGCATCTACATCGTCATCGGATTGATCACCACATTCGGCTCGTACTGGTTTTCGGACAAGCTCGCCATCGCCTCGATGGGGGCGCGCGAGGTGTCCGAGCAGGAGGCCCCCGAAATCTACGCCATCGTGCGCGAACTGAGCGCCACCGCCGGCAAGCCGATGCCGCGCATCTACATCGCTCCCACGGCCAGCCCCAACGCCTTCGCCACCGGACGCAACGAGCGCCATGCCGCCGTCTGCTGCACGCAGGGCATCCTGCAGATCCTCAACCGGCGCGAGCTGCGCGGCGTGCTGGGACATGAGCTCATGCACGTCTACAACCACGACATCCTCACCTCGGCCATCGCCTCCGCCATGGCCACGGTGATCACCTATCTGGGCTATTCGCTGATGTATTTCGGCGGCGGCTCACGCGACCGCGACAACAATTCGGGCGCGTTCGGACTGATCGGCGTGCTGCTCAGCGCGATCCTCGCGCCGATCGGCGCCTCGCTCATCCAGATGGCGATCTCGCGCACCCGCGAATTCGACGCCGACGAGGACGGCAGCCGACTCACCGGCGATCCGGAGGCCCTCGCCTCCGCGCTCAACAAAATCTCCTACGGAGCGCAGACCACGCCGATGCGCAAAACCGCCGCCACGCAGTCGGTCTCCTCGATGATGATCGCGAACCCCTTCTCCGCGCAGGGATTCTCCAAACTGTTCTCCACCCACCCGCCGACCGAAGAGCGCATCGCGCGCCTAATGCAGATGGCGCAGGAGATGCGCGGCATGCCCGTGCAATCGTCGGAATACTCCACCCAGGTCGGCTACTAG
- a CDS encoding HAD-IC family P-type ATPase, whose product MRKAFEIAKNVPLLPITILAAIPLLLLWDYRPWGGSVPFLGILPVNPSLGQWVVIALVAYTVVTTVIGMVDDLRHGIVGVDVLAVIAILSTVAVQEYWASWAVVLMISSGEAIEEYAQSKAESNLTALMAAAPVTAHVSTLPGVGVSAGAGTGAKPARNIGTRHDGFRPVAPVVPGGETCAITDRDAQACETAVADALKTDARRRGGERAESKSTGSETPARDAHFRTVPVDEVALGDVVIVLPGETVPVDGELLSGSATLDLSNINGEPVPREIFAGARVMSGAVNGSTTLTMRATQVAGDSQYQRIMSLVASAQESRPAVVKTADRLAVPFTVLALVIAGVAWAMAGDPTRFAQVLVLATPCPLLIAAPVAYVAGTGRLAKAGVLIKTQDVLETLGRVGHVFFDKTGTLTVKQPQVVRVEMLPGVDTRLNQDHVLMMAGVVENYSVHILAKGIAKAGLEALARLDQRFADGQRSCPERDFPGHGREHPVVNNIVEDAGKGVSGEVNGHRVRVGRLAFANESQDGFQPVTHDDQSARPNVAVGSISGDAAGVDMSANSTAVTSADMPSDVSAEAGRVARSELHEMPSASIRARFGALAPDEMATYVSVDGQLVARIVLRDVPRANASRALAQLRELGVGALTMLTGDKAASARIIADEVGIDDVQAELFPEDKVNAVRKATAMTEPGSRHTVTMMVGDGVNDAPVLAAADIGMAITDGTSTAASESAQVVIMNDDIASVPRAIAIARRTRRVMLQAVLLGLGLALVGMIAAAFNLIPVVLGAFLQEAIDVVSILWALTVLIDRD is encoded by the coding sequence ATGCGCAAGGCATTTGAGATAGCCAAAAACGTTCCGCTGCTTCCCATCACGATTCTGGCGGCGATTCCTCTTCTGTTGCTGTGGGACTACCGTCCGTGGGGCGGATCCGTGCCCTTCCTTGGAATCCTCCCCGTAAACCCCTCGCTGGGGCAGTGGGTGGTGATCGCGTTGGTCGCCTACACCGTGGTGACCACGGTGATCGGCATGGTGGACGACCTGCGGCACGGCATCGTCGGCGTCGACGTGCTCGCCGTCATCGCCATCCTCTCCACCGTCGCCGTGCAGGAATACTGGGCCAGCTGGGCCGTGGTGCTGATGATCTCCTCCGGCGAGGCCATCGAGGAATACGCCCAGTCCAAAGCCGAAAGCAACCTGACCGCGCTGATGGCGGCCGCGCCGGTCACCGCGCATGTCTCCACATTGCCCGGCGTGGGCGTGAGTGCGGGTGCGGGAACGGGTGCCAAACCGGCCCGCAACATCGGTACGCGGCATGACGGATTCCGCCCCGTCGCCCCCGTAGTCCCCGGCGGCGAAACCTGCGCGATCACCGACCGTGACGCGCAGGCCTGCGAAACCGCCGTCGCCGACGCTCTCAAGACGGATGCGCGCAGACGGGGAGGGGAACGTGCGGAATCGAAATCCACAGGCTCCGAAACTCCGGCGCGCGACGCGCATTTTCGCACGGTGCCGGTCGACGAGGTGGCGCTTGGCGATGTGGTGATCGTGCTGCCGGGCGAAACCGTGCCCGTGGACGGCGAGCTGCTGTCCGGATCCGCCACGCTCGACCTGAGCAATATCAACGGCGAACCCGTGCCGCGTGAGATCTTCGCGGGCGCGCGCGTGATGTCGGGCGCGGTGAACGGTTCGACCACGCTCACCATGCGCGCCACGCAGGTGGCCGGAGACTCGCAATACCAGCGGATCATGTCGCTGGTCGCCTCCGCCCAGGAATCACGGCCCGCCGTGGTGAAAACCGCCGACCGTCTCGCCGTGCCGTTCACCGTGCTCGCGCTGGTCATCGCCGGCGTGGCATGGGCGATGGCCGGCGACCCCACACGATTCGCCCAAGTGCTGGTGCTCGCCACCCCGTGCCCGCTGCTGATCGCCGCACCGGTGGCCTATGTGGCCGGCACGGGCCGCCTCGCCAAAGCCGGAGTGCTGATCAAAACACAGGACGTTCTGGAGACGCTCGGCCGCGTGGGGCATGTGTTCTTCGACAAAACTGGCACGCTGACCGTCAAGCAGCCGCAGGTGGTGCGCGTGGAGATGCTGCCGGGCGTGGACACGCGCCTCAATCAGGACCATGTGCTGATGATGGCCGGCGTGGTGGAGAACTACTCCGTGCATATTCTCGCCAAGGGCATCGCCAAAGCCGGTTTGGAGGCGTTGGCGCGTCTCGACCAGCGTTTCGCCGACGGGCAGCGCAGCTGTCCGGAACGCGACTTTCCCGGCCATGGCCGCGAGCATCCGGTGGTCAACAACATCGTGGAGGACGCCGGCAAAGGCGTGAGCGGCGAGGTCAACGGGCATCGGGTGCGTGTGGGGCGGCTGGCTTTCGCCAACGAATCCCAGGACGGGTTCCAGCCCGTGACGCATGACGATCAGTCGGCGCGGCCGAACGTTGCGGTCGGATCCATATCGGGCGATGCGGCGGGCGTCGACATGTCGGCGAATTCCACGGCGGTCACCTCGGCGGATATGCCGTCGGACGTCAGTGCGGAAGCGGGCCGTGTGGCGCGGTCTGAACTCCACGAGATGCCGTCCGCATCCATACGTGCGCGCTTCGGTGCGCTCGCTCCCGACGAGATGGCCACCTACGTGTCCGTCGACGGGCAGCTGGTCGCGCGCATCGTGTTGCGTGACGTGCCGCGCGCCAACGCGAGCCGGGCGTTGGCGCAGCTGCGCGAGCTGGGCGTGGGCGCGCTCACCATGCTCACCGGCGACAAGGCCGCTTCGGCGCGCATCATCGCCGACGAGGTGGGCATCGACGATGTGCAAGCCGAACTCTTCCCCGAAGATAAGGTCAACGCGGTGCGCAAGGCTACGGCGATGACGGAGCCCGGTTCGCGGCATACGGTGACGATGATGGTGGGCGATGGCGTCAATGACGCTCCCGTGCTCGCCGCCGCCGATATCGGCATGGCCATCACCGACGGCACGTCGACCGCCGCCTCCGAATCCGCCCAGGTCGTGATTATGAACGACGATATCGCCTCCGTGCCGCGGGCCATCGCCATCGCCCGCCGTACCCGCCGCGTGATGCTGCAAGCCGTGCTGCTCGGGCTTGGTCTGGCGCTGGTCGGTATGATCGCCGCCGCGTTCAACCTGATTCCGGTGGTGCTTGGCGCGTTCCTGCAGGAGGCCATCGATGTGGTGAGCATTCTATGGGCGTTGACCGTGCTCATCGACCGCGACTGA
- the tgt gene encoding tRNA guanosine(34) transglycosylase Tgt, producing MTDFLNHPIGAAAGQPGDRAAFSFETITRLPDAPEGKGRGGARYGRTGIIHTPHGDIRTPAFVPVATQAAMKAVLPETMRQLGAQCLLSNAFHLFERPGEDVLDAAGGLGRFMNWSGPTFTDSGGFQVLSLGSGFKKTLAMDVTGMKSDDVIAAGKERLAFVDEDGVTFKSPLNGDRHRFSAEISMGIQHKIGADIMFAFDELTTLMNTRGYQEESVERTYRWAKRCVAEHERLTAERLGKPYQALYGVVQGANYEDLRRRAAGQIASLDFDGVGIGGALEKRIIGDICAWICDSMPENRPRHVLGIASVDDIFACVENGGDTFDCVAPARCGRNGAIFTRHGRYNVKRAEFKTDFGPLEDGCECYTCRNYSKAYVDHLLRAREFNGFTLATIHNEYFFIKLLDDIRASIDGGYFEEFRDESLAHFYGE from the coding sequence ATGACCGACTTCCTGAACCATCCCATCGGAGCCGCGGCCGGCCAGCCGGGAGACCGGGCCGCATTCTCCTTCGAAACCATCACCCGCCTGCCCGACGCCCCCGAAGGCAAGGGGCGCGGCGGCGCGCGCTACGGACGCACCGGCATCATCCACACCCCCCATGGCGACATCCGCACCCCCGCCTTCGTGCCGGTGGCGACGCAGGCGGCCATGAAGGCGGTGCTGCCCGAAACCATGCGCCAACTCGGCGCGCAATGCCTGCTGTCCAACGCCTTCCACCTGTTCGAAAGACCGGGCGAGGACGTGCTCGACGCGGCCGGCGGCTTGGGGCGCTTTATGAACTGGAGCGGCCCCACCTTCACCGATTCGGGCGGCTTCCAGGTGCTGTCGCTCGGTTCGGGCTTCAAAAAAACGCTGGCGATGGACGTGACCGGCATGAAGTCGGACGATGTGATCGCCGCCGGCAAGGAGCGCCTCGCCTTCGTGGACGAGGACGGCGTCACGTTCAAATCACCTTTAAACGGCGACAGGCATCGCTTCTCCGCCGAGATCTCGATGGGCATCCAGCACAAAATCGGCGCGGACATCATGTTCGCCTTCGATGAGCTGACCACGCTGATGAACACGCGCGGCTACCAGGAGGAGTCGGTGGAACGCACCTACCGCTGGGCGAAGCGCTGCGTGGCCGAGCACGAGCGGCTCACCGCCGAACGTCTGGGCAAGCCGTACCAGGCGCTGTACGGCGTGGTGCAGGGCGCGAACTACGAGGACCTGCGCCGGCGGGCGGCCGGGCAGATCGCCTCGCTCGACTTCGACGGCGTGGGCATCGGCGGCGCGCTGGAGAAGCGCATCATCGGCGACATCTGCGCGTGGATCTGCGACTCGATGCCCGAAAACCGGCCGCGCCACGTGCTCGGCATCGCCTCGGTGGACGATATCTTCGCCTGCGTGGAGAACGGCGGCGACACCTTCGACTGCGTGGCGCCGGCGCGATGCGGCCGCAACGGCGCGATTTTCACGCGGCACGGACGATATAACGTCAAACGCGCCGAATTCAAAACGGATTTCGGGCCGTTGGAGGACGGCTGCGAATGCTATACGTGCCGGAATTATTCGAAGGCGTATGTGGACCATCTGCTGCGCGCCCGCGAATTCAACGGGTTCACGTTGGCGACGATCCACAACGAGTATTTCTTCATCAAACTGCTCGACGATATTCGCGCCTCGATCGACGGCGGCTATTTCGAGGAGTTCCGCGACGAATCGTTGGCGCATTTTTACGGGGAGTAG
- a CDS encoding FAD-dependent oxidoreductase, producing MTENTELRIAVIGAGPAGVYSSDIFLRQLGKLGEELGLGTKARIDLFEKLPVPFGLVRYGVAPDHPSIKFIADALEKTLDNPDIHLYCDVEFGKDVTLDELLARYDAVLFATGAIKDKPLNLPGADLDGVYGAAKFVEWYDGYPMGAREWPLTAEQVAVIGGGNVAMDVARELVRNADDLKAKTDIPDNVYEGIGKNQAKELHLFIRRGVAQAKFSVQELREMEKLPGVQLIIDEDDFDLDEETIEVAGKDKLTRQMVEELFTIREMALDMEDDGDVDFEGNPADRKYYVHFNSAPTEVLGEDGKVVAIRVERTETSADGKMSRTGEFTDYPVQAVYHAIGYQPAEAPGIAYDGKGAHLANANGDGRITTEAAGGEVRERLYATGWAKRGPVGLIGSTKSDALAIVTNMLEDLAKAAEGGRVAEDRDPESIDRLLEGRGVKPIDFAGWKKVDAYERAEGAKEGREHKKVIDPDQMRELAHA from the coding sequence GTGACTGAAAATACTGAACTTCGCATTGCCGTTATCGGCGCCGGCCCCGCCGGCGTCTACTCCTCCGATATCTTCCTGCGCCAGCTGGGCAAGCTTGGCGAGGAACTGGGCCTGGGCACCAAGGCGCGCATCGACCTGTTCGAGAAGCTGCCCGTGCCGTTCGGTCTGGTCCGCTACGGTGTGGCTCCCGACCACCCGTCCATCAAATTCATCGCCGACGCGCTCGAGAAGACGCTCGACAACCCCGACATTCACCTGTACTGCGACGTGGAGTTCGGCAAGGACGTGACGCTGGACGAGCTGCTCGCCCGCTATGACGCCGTGCTGTTCGCCACCGGCGCGATCAAGGACAAGCCGCTGAACCTGCCGGGCGCCGACCTCGACGGCGTGTACGGCGCGGCCAAGTTCGTCGAATGGTACGACGGCTACCCCATGGGCGCGCGCGAATGGCCGCTGACCGCCGAGCAGGTCGCCGTGATCGGCGGCGGCAACGTGGCCATGGACGTGGCCCGCGAACTCGTGCGCAACGCCGACGACCTCAAAGCCAAAACCGATATTCCCGACAACGTCTACGAGGGCATCGGCAAGAACCAGGCCAAGGAGCTGCATCTGTTCATCCGCCGCGGCGTGGCCCAGGCCAAGTTCAGCGTGCAGGAGCTGCGCGAGATGGAGAAGCTGCCCGGCGTGCAGCTCATCATCGACGAGGACGATTTCGACCTCGACGAGGAGACCATCGAGGTGGCCGGCAAGGACAAGCTCACCCGCCAGATGGTCGAGGAGCTGTTCACCATCCGCGAGATGGCTTTGGATATGGAGGACGACGGCGACGTCGACTTCGAAGGCAACCCCGCCGACCGCAAATACTACGTGCACTTCAACTCCGCCCCCACCGAGGTGCTGGGCGAGGACGGCAAGGTGGTCGCAATCCGCGTGGAACGCACCGAAACCAGCGCCGACGGCAAGATGAGCCGCACCGGCGAATTCACCGACTATCCGGTGCAGGCCGTGTACCACGCCATCGGCTACCAGCCCGCCGAAGCGCCCGGCATCGCCTACGACGGCAAGGGCGCGCATCTGGCCAACGCCAACGGCGACGGCCGCATCACCACCGAAGCAGCCGGCGGCGAGGTGCGCGAGCGTCTGTACGCCACCGGTTGGGCCAAGCGCGGTCCGGTGGGCCTGATCGGCTCGACCAAATCCGACGCGCTCGCCATCGTGACCAATATGCTCGAGGACCTGGCCAAGGCCGCCGAGGGTGGCCGCGTGGCCGAGGACCGCGATCCCGAATCCATCGACCGCCTGCTGGAGGGCCGCGGCGTCAAGCCGATCGACTTCGCCGGCTGGAAGAAGGTCGACGCCTACGAGCGTGCCGAGGGCGCGAAGGAAGGCCGCGAGCATAAGAAGGTCATCGACCCCGACCAGATGCGCGAATTGGCCCACGCCTGA
- a CDS encoding sulfite exporter TauE/SafE family protein: MAEITRDILFLLVLFVSNMIQAITGFAGTVLAMPASMMLIGADEARVVLNAMALVSCLWLGMQHRRHIRWRELIRMVGLMMIGMVAGMLLYRALPLAPLQRAYGLFIIAVALKNLLFPSTREPRPWLMTVILLASGVIHGLFVSGGALLVVYAAARLKDKDEFRATVACVWVVLNTVMGAQQVAAGEWTPHAVAITVIGLPMLALAVLIGNHLQRRISQQAFLTLTYALLVVSGISILF; this comes from the coding sequence ATGGCCGAAATCACCCGCGACATCCTGTTTCTGCTCGTGCTGTTCGTCTCCAATATGATTCAGGCGATCACAGGATTCGCAGGCACCGTTCTGGCCATGCCGGCCTCGATGATGCTTATCGGCGCGGACGAGGCGCGGGTGGTGCTCAACGCCATGGCCCTTGTCTCCTGTCTCTGGCTGGGCATGCAGCATCGCCGGCATATTCGCTGGCGAGAACTCATCCGCATGGTTGGGCTCATGATGATCGGCATGGTCGCCGGCATGCTGCTGTATCGCGCGCTGCCCCTCGCCCCGCTGCAGCGGGCGTACGGCCTGTTCATCATCGCCGTCGCCCTCAAGAACCTGCTGTTTCCCTCCACGCGCGAGCCTCGCCCTTGGCTGATGACGGTGATTCTGCTGGCTTCGGGGGTGATTCATGGCCTATTCGTCTCGGGCGGCGCACTGCTGGTGGTGTATGCGGCCGCGCGGCTGAAGGACAAGGACGAATTCCGCGCCACCGTCGCTTGCGTCTGGGTGGTTCTGAATACGGTGATGGGAGCGCAGCAGGTCGCGGCCGGCGAGTGGACGCCGCACGCCGTGGCGATCACCGTCATAGGCCTGCCCATGCTGGCATTGGCCGTGCTCATCGGCAACCACCTGCAACGGCGCATCAGCCAGCAGGCGTTCCTGACACTGACCTACGCACTCCTCGTCGTCTCCGGGATATCGATCCTGTTCTGA